The Deltaproteobacteria bacterium genome contains a region encoding:
- a CDS encoding class I SAM-dependent methyltransferase: MAQKNKSNYSAYKARQEKKGTPASPALKQTFLKDTKLEKTPLRGKHKKPAEIFSLEEANDRLYDIFKNHSFSQISHEQRRALAHYYRLLMLNQEKENFTRLLTLKDIAIKHFLDSLLVPTHCQLLFPLLDLGTGPGLPGIPLKVFFPEEKILLAEGVQKRVTFLKHCREEMKLKNLDIIGRNIFPDFVYPVQGVITRAVEDITNTMNHVMGCLQVGGKIYFMKGPGVDPELVLANQAMSEYYTLENDITYEIPNTPHHRRLIVFKKIKSKSIDDFDDEDEP; encoded by the coding sequence ATGGCGCAAAAAAATAAATCTAATTATTCCGCTTATAAAGCAAGACAAGAAAAAAAGGGGACTCCTGCAAGCCCTGCACTTAAGCAAACTTTCTTAAAAGACACAAAATTGGAAAAAACTCCTTTAAGAGGAAAACATAAAAAACCAGCAGAAATATTTAGCCTGGAAGAGGCTAATGACCGCCTTTATGACATCTTCAAAAACCACTCCTTCTCCCAGATATCTCATGAACAGAGAAGGGCCCTAGCCCATTATTATCGTCTTTTGATGCTCAACCAAGAAAAAGAAAATTTCACGCGCTTGCTGACCCTTAAAGATATTGCCATCAAACATTTTTTGGATTCGCTTCTGGTTCCCACTCACTGCCAGCTACTTTTCCCTCTCTTAGATTTAGGAACGGGCCCGGGGCTCCCAGGAATTCCTTTAAAAGTTTTTTTCCCAGAAGAGAAAATTCTGTTAGCAGAAGGGGTCCAAAAAAGAGTTACTTTTTTAAAACATTGCCGCGAAGAAATGAAACTTAAGAATTTAGACATTATTGGCAGAAATATATTTCCTGACTTCGTTTACCCTGTTCAGGGCGTCATCACCCGTGCCGTAGAAGACATCACCAATACCATGAATCATGTCATGGGATGCTTGCAAGTTGGCGGAAAAATTTATTTTATGAAAGGCCCTGGAGTCGATCCCGAGTTGGTCCTGGCGAACCAGGCCATGAGTGAATATTATACTCTTGAAAATGACATTACCTATGAAATTCCAAACACTCCTCACCATCGACGTTTGATCGTTTTTAAAAAAATCAAA